A single Verrucomicrobiaceae bacterium DNA region contains:
- a CDS encoding sulfite exporter TauE/SafE family protein yields MPDLPPDFLLYIAAGFIAQLIDGALGMAYGVSASSLLMAFGVPPAATSATVHAAECFTTGASAISHHAFGNVDRFLFRRLLIPAVIGAIIGAYLLSSIGDVLKPWVSGYLILMGIVIVIKAFVRVAPKNVTTHLTPLGFFGALVDAMGGGGWGPIVASNLIVRGNDVRITVGSVNAVEFFVTLAASITFFLTIGLTHWSIILGLAIGGMVAAPFGAWAAKRIPHKPFMILVGVLVTVISTRNLIKFLA; encoded by the coding sequence ATGCCCGATCTCCCTCCAGACTTTCTGCTCTACATCGCCGCTGGTTTCATCGCCCAGCTCATCGATGGTGCCCTCGGCATGGCCTATGGCGTCAGCGCCTCGTCGCTGCTCATGGCCTTCGGCGTGCCCCCAGCGGCCACCAGTGCCACGGTGCATGCGGCGGAGTGCTTCACCACGGGTGCATCGGCCATCTCGCATCACGCCTTTGGCAATGTGGACCGCTTTTTGTTTCGTAGGCTGCTCATTCCGGCGGTCATCGGTGCTATCATTGGTGCATATTTGCTCTCCAGCATCGGCGATGTGCTGAAGCCCTGGGTTTCTGGCTATCTCATCCTCATGGGCATTGTCATCGTCATCAAAGCCTTCGTCCGCGTGGCTCCGAAGAATGTCACGACGCATCTTACGCCCCTGGGATTCTTCGGCGCACTCGTCGATGCCATGGGCGGCGGCGGTTGGGGCCCCATCGTCGCCTCGAATCTCATCGTGCGCGGCAATGACGTGCGCATCACCGTCGGCAGCGTGAACGCGGTCGAGTTCTTCGTCACGCTGGCCGCCAGCATCACCTTTTTCCTCACCATCGGCCTCACGCACTGGAGCATCATCCTCGGCCTCGCGATCGGTGGCATGGTCGCGGCCCCCTTTGGTGCCTGGGCCGCCAAACGCATTCCGCACAAGCCCTTCATGATCCTAGTCGGCGTACTCGTGACGGTGATCAGTACCCGTAATTTGATCAAGTTCCTCGCATGA
- a CDS encoding phosphoadenosine phosphosulfate reductase family protein yields MNPAQITALNDEAQGKSPAEIIEMALAHADGQAVVTTNFRPYEAVILHLVTKSAADVPVLWIDHGTNLPETYRFAEKCRAQLALNLKPYLPQMTAAHWLALNGGQIPMPDEVERVESFSRIMKLEPFERGMRELAPKVWITALRREQNPQRAATLAPFMWDTKFNCLKVNPILDWTPVEMDAYLLEHSLPNERTYYDPAKGDEKHECGLHAKLVTDKA; encoded by the coding sequence ATGAATCCTGCCCAAATCACCGCCCTCAATGACGAAGCTCAAGGCAAATCGCCCGCTGAAATCATCGAAATGGCCCTCGCTCACGCTGATGGCCAAGCTGTCGTGACGACGAACTTCCGCCCCTACGAGGCGGTGATTCTGCATTTGGTCACGAAGTCCGCTGCGGACGTTCCCGTGCTCTGGATCGACCACGGCACCAATTTGCCCGAAACCTACCGCTTTGCCGAAAAGTGCCGTGCGCAGCTCGCGCTCAATTTGAAGCCCTACCTGCCCCAAATGACCGCTGCACACTGGCTGGCGCTCAATGGTGGCCAAATCCCCATGCCGGACGAAGTGGAGCGAGTGGAGTCCTTCAGCCGCATCATGAAGCTGGAGCCCTTCGAGCGCGGCATGCGTGAGCTGGCCCCGAAAGTGTGGATCACCGCCCTGCGCCGTGAGCAAAATCCGCAGCGAGCCGCCACGCTGGCCCCCTTCATGTGGGACACGAAGTTCAACTGCCTCAAAGTGAACCCCATCCTCGACTGGACGCCCGTGGAGATGGACGCCTACCTCCTCGAGCACTCCCTACCAAACGAGCGCACCTACTACGACCCGGCCAAAGGCGATGAAAAACACGAGTGCGGTCTGCACGCGAAGCTCGTCACCGACAAAGCGTAA
- a CDS encoding glycosyltransferase, producing MTPPAPDTDATTPDSSRRVIVRGKFLHLEGHEEPWHLRGICYGPFAPDAPRRVESDFAQIAALGFNTVRLYEVPDAETLHAAETHGLRLLCGIPWTQHVDFLTEKSVFRQIESTVSALAAVGRHPCVAALLIGNEIEKTLVRWMRPRRVRAALELMIDRARATAPQALISYATYPSTEYLVPRNADFLAVNVYLEQREDYTRYLARLHNLAGNKPLLITELGLDTAAHGAMAQADALRWFHEEDLLGAAAGGVWFSFTDEWWRGGAEITDWAFGITTRERKERPACTTARCLAKKLAPPAALPRISVIVCTRNGARTLQPCLESLLRLNDPDFEVLLIDDGSTDDTARIAQSLPGVRYHRKAHAGLSAARNRGMEQATGEILAYTDDDCVAHADWLLHLRHAFVDEKVIAAGGPNIPPPPRGRVERVVAAAPGAPAHVLLSDTEAEHLPGCNLAIRKDALAAIGGFHTDYIVAGDDVDICWRLREHGGRGCLRYVPGAMVWHHRRLTVRAYLKQQRGYGDAEALLMAAHSQRFGPLGGARWRGGIYGEQLPADDPREGSIYHGPLGLGAFQTIYAAQGGFRWWDWFTGVLWLALAALALVCRVESVALLLLFFALWASWRVSSRNARLACLHGYRDRALLWLLSFLQPVVREFARLRGMISHVAKPSFSPTLPEILPPLKPRKITLTLATLSFWNAAGRDRHHLLEALGAELMKQRRVFRQDDGWRWLDLEIKPQNEVSQSILTVTEYHGAGRCLTRVRCQLRISRAAVWNLLLWLAFAVLLSSLTLPLGYLGITALALTLISLPIAIHRLRRDLIRLVTHAADTSLKE from the coding sequence ATGACCCCTCCCGCGCCCGACACCGATGCGACGACGCCTGACTCCAGCAGGCGGGTCATCGTGCGTGGGAAATTCCTGCATCTAGAGGGCCATGAGGAGCCCTGGCATCTGCGTGGCATCTGCTATGGGCCCTTTGCGCCAGATGCACCCCGGCGGGTGGAGTCCGACTTCGCCCAGATCGCTGCGCTGGGCTTCAATACCGTGCGCCTTTACGAAGTGCCGGATGCAGAGACGCTGCATGCGGCGGAGACTCACGGGCTGCGCCTCCTGTGCGGCATCCCGTGGACACAGCATGTGGATTTCCTCACCGAAAAGAGCGTGTTCCGGCAGATCGAGAGCACCGTGAGCGCGCTCGCCGCTGTGGGGCGTCATCCCTGCGTCGCGGCACTGCTCATCGGCAATGAGATCGAAAAAACACTCGTGCGCTGGATGCGGCCACGCCGCGTGCGTGCCGCGCTGGAGCTCATGATCGACCGTGCACGTGCCACAGCACCGCAGGCACTCATCAGCTACGCCACCTATCCATCCACCGAGTATCTGGTGCCGCGCAATGCGGACTTCCTCGCGGTGAATGTGTATTTGGAGCAGCGGGAAGATTACACACGCTACCTCGCACGGCTGCACAACCTCGCTGGGAACAAGCCCCTGCTCATCACGGAGCTCGGCCTGGATACCGCAGCGCACGGCGCCATGGCGCAGGCAGATGCGCTGCGCTGGTTCCATGAAGAGGACCTCCTCGGTGCAGCCGCAGGCGGCGTGTGGTTCAGCTTCACTGATGAATGGTGGCGCGGTGGTGCCGAGATCACGGACTGGGCCTTTGGCATCACCACGCGTGAGCGCAAAGAGCGGCCGGCATGCACCACCGCACGCTGTTTGGCGAAAAAACTCGCTCCACCCGCTGCGCTGCCGCGCATCTCCGTCATCGTCTGCACGCGGAACGGAGCCCGCACCCTCCAGCCCTGCCTGGAATCGCTGCTGCGGCTGAATGATCCCGACTTTGAAGTGCTGCTCATCGACGACGGCTCCACCGATGACACTGCACGCATCGCCCAATCCCTGCCCGGCGTGCGCTACCATCGCAAAGCCCATGCCGGACTCAGCGCCGCGCGGAATCGCGGCATGGAGCAGGCCACCGGCGAGATCTTGGCCTACACCGATGACGACTGCGTGGCACATGCAGATTGGCTCCTGCATCTGCGCCATGCCTTTGTGGATGAAAAAGTGATCGCCGCAGGCGGGCCGAACATCCCACCACCGCCGCGTGGCCGCGTGGAGCGTGTCGTCGCTGCCGCACCAGGAGCCCCCGCACATGTGCTGCTCAGTGATACCGAGGCGGAGCACCTCCCCGGCTGCAATCTCGCCATCCGCAAAGATGCCCTCGCAGCCATCGGCGGCTTTCACACCGATTACATCGTCGCAGGTGATGACGTGGACATCTGCTGGCGACTGCGTGAGCACGGCGGACGCGGCTGCCTGCGCTATGTGCCCGGCGCGATGGTCTGGCACCATCGCCGCCTCACTGTGCGTGCCTATTTGAAGCAGCAACGCGGCTACGGCGATGCAGAGGCACTGCTCATGGCCGCGCATTCGCAGCGCTTCGGGCCGCTGGGTGGTGCACGCTGGCGTGGCGGCATCTACGGGGAGCAATTGCCCGCTGATGATCCGCGTGAAGGCAGCATTTACCACGGCCCGCTCGGCCTCGGGGCCTTTCAGACGATTTACGCCGCACAGGGCGGCTTTCGCTGGTGGGACTGGTTCACGGGAGTGCTATGGCTGGCCTTAGCCGCACTCGCTCTGGTATGCAGAGTGGAAAGTGTGGCGCTACTGCTGCTTTTCTTTGCTCTCTGGGCCTCTTGGCGTGTGAGCAGCAGAAATGCACGCCTCGCCTGCCTACATGGATACCGTGATCGAGCGCTGCTGTGGCTACTGAGCTTTCTCCAGCCCGTGGTGCGTGAATTTGCACGCCTACGCGGCATGATCAGCCATGTCGCGAAGCCCAGCTTCAGCCCCACGCTGCCAGAAATCCTCCCGCCGCTGAAACCACGCAAAATCACCCTCACACTCGCCACGCTCAGTTTTTGGAATGCGGCAGGCCGTGATCGCCATCACCTGCTGGAGGCGCTGGGAGCCGAGTTGATGAAGCAGCGCCGCGTTTTTCGCCAAGACGACGGCTGGCGCTGGCTCGATCTGGAGATCAAGCCGCAGAATGAAGTCTCCCAGTCCATCCTCACCGTCACCGAGTATCACGGCGCTGGCCGCTGCCTCACCCGCGTGCGCTGCCAGCTCCGCATCAGCCGTGCAGCGGTGTGGAATCTGCTGCTGTGGCTGGCCTTCGCCGTCCTGTTGAGCTCCCTCACGCTCCCACTCGGCTACCTCGGCATCACGGCACTGGCTTTGACCCTAATCAGCCTGCCCATCGCGATCCATCGCCTGCGCCGTGATTTGATCCGCCTCGTCACCCACGCCGCTGATACGAGCCTCAAAGAGTAA
- a CDS encoding VTT domain-containing protein, with protein MPRIHGSLLLLILALLAAILLPFALWGEHFDAVLSLEGARAWMLSWGPWAWLAGVAAIVSDIVLPVPATVVMSAIGWVFGWFLGGCICAIGSMLAGVVAYAGSRWLGRGVAAWLAGEDGLQKAEALFAKHGGWLVAVSRWTPVLPEAVACLAGIARMPWRVFIVALACGSVPLGFAFAAIGHLGHAEPGWAMALSALVPVLLWLTARRLLTKR; from the coding sequence ATGCCCCGAATTCACGGTTCACTTCTCTTGCTCATCCTGGCGCTGCTTGCGGCCATTTTGCTGCCGTTTGCACTCTGGGGGGAGCATTTTGATGCGGTGCTGAGTTTGGAGGGAGCGCGGGCGTGGATGCTGAGCTGGGGGCCGTGGGCGTGGCTGGCGGGTGTTGCTGCCATTGTCAGTGACATCGTGTTGCCGGTGCCTGCAACGGTGGTGATGTCGGCGATCGGTTGGGTGTTTGGTTGGTTTTTGGGCGGCTGCATTTGCGCCATCGGGTCGATGCTGGCGGGTGTGGTGGCTTATGCGGGAAGTCGCTGGCTGGGGCGCGGTGTGGCCGCATGGCTAGCGGGTGAGGATGGTCTGCAAAAAGCAGAAGCACTCTTCGCCAAGCATGGAGGCTGGCTGGTGGCCGTATCACGCTGGACGCCGGTGCTGCCGGAGGCGGTGGCGTGCCTCGCGGGCATCGCACGGATGCCCTGGCGTGTTTTTATCGTCGCATTGGCATGTGGCAGTGTGCCGCTGGGCTTCGCCTTTGCCGCCATCGGCCACCTCGGTCACGCAGAGCCCGGCTGGGCCATGGCGCTGAGTGCGTTGGTACCCGTGCTGCTGTGGCTGACGGCGAGAAGGCTGCTGACCAAGCGCTGA
- a CDS encoding methyltransferase domain-containing protein, which yields MNIYETRRLLDEYLLFHYGTASEVLPWQNGPREALGFPTRTVMELIDLPRTPCEAVALDLGCAVGRSSFELATFGVKVLGIDYSQSFVDAATILARDGQLPYERVDEGDAKTPLVAQVPLNLRRERVSFEQGDAMNLRADLGEYDIVHAANLLCRLSDPLRLIERLPALLRTGGQLLLTTPCTWLEDFTPRGHWPRGSTREWLMSLLEPHFELSKSCDMPFLIREHARKYQWSVALGMRWIRK from the coding sequence ATGAACATTTACGAGACACGCCGCCTGCTGGATGAATACCTACTTTTTCACTACGGCACGGCCAGCGAGGTGTTGCCGTGGCAGAATGGGCCGCGTGAGGCGCTGGGCTTTCCCACACGCACGGTGATGGAGCTCATCGATCTGCCGCGCACGCCGTGTGAGGCTGTGGCGCTGGATTTGGGCTGTGCGGTGGGGCGCAGCAGTTTCGAGCTGGCGACTTTTGGTGTGAAGGTGCTGGGGATCGATTACTCGCAGAGTTTCGTCGATGCGGCGACGATTTTGGCCCGCGATGGGCAGCTGCCCTATGAACGTGTGGACGAAGGGGATGCCAAGACGCCGCTGGTGGCCCAGGTGCCGCTGAATCTGCGCCGCGAGCGTGTCTCCTTCGAGCAAGGGGATGCGATGAATCTCCGCGCGGATTTGGGCGAGTATGATATCGTGCACGCGGCCAATTTACTCTGCCGTCTGAGCGATCCGCTGCGGCTGATCGAGCGTCTGCCAGCGTTGCTGCGCACGGGTGGGCAGCTTTTGCTCACCACGCCGTGCACGTGGCTGGAGGACTTCACTCCGCGTGGTCACTGGCCGCGTGGATCGACGCGTGAATGGCTCATGAGCCTGCTGGAGCCGCATTTTGAGCTCTCCAAGAGCTGTGACATGCCGTTCCTCATCCGTGAGCATGCGCGGAAGTATCAGTGGAGTGTGGCTCTGGGCATGAGATGGATCCGAAAATGA
- the rsgA gene encoding ribosome small subunit-dependent GTPase A produces MARFTLEDLGWSDFFAPHFEPYRAKGWQPARLIRDNKISYGALLDDGAGGYDELEVILSGKVYHDAATDAELPAVGDWVALEVGKDGAEHVIRARLPRRTCFSRKAAGNSTEEQVIAANVDAVIVVTDAVTDFNPRRMERYFTLIGRSGARAVVLVNKADLCSAAECEQAAQTLRDMQPGAEVLITSVLKRKGIKEVRKIFQRGQTVAVIGSSGVGKSALVNLLLGDDYQWVDEVNEKTGRGRHTTTARELLVLEKGGILIDNPGIKEVQMWTDETTLREPFADIEQITGQCRFHDCKHGPDAGCAIRAAVEAGKLEKARYDAFLKLDEEIADLRRKRKKRQMTVERVFKRDHKIKARNREDRREIESDLKPNRR; encoded by the coding sequence ATGGCACGTTTCACTCTGGAAGACCTCGGCTGGAGTGATTTCTTTGCCCCACATTTTGAGCCCTATCGTGCGAAGGGCTGGCAGCCAGCACGGCTGATCCGCGACAATAAAATCAGCTACGGAGCCCTGCTCGATGATGGTGCGGGCGGCTACGATGAGCTGGAGGTCATCCTCAGCGGCAAAGTCTATCACGATGCAGCGACGGACGCCGAGCTGCCTGCGGTGGGCGATTGGGTAGCGCTGGAGGTGGGTAAGGATGGCGCGGAGCATGTGATCCGTGCCCGCTTGCCGCGCCGCACCTGTTTCTCACGCAAAGCAGCCGGCAATAGCACCGAGGAGCAGGTCATCGCAGCGAATGTGGATGCCGTGATCGTGGTGACGGATGCGGTGACGGACTTCAATCCACGCCGCATGGAGCGCTACTTCACGCTCATCGGCCGCAGCGGGGCACGGGCGGTGGTTTTGGTCAATAAAGCGGATCTGTGCAGTGCTGCGGAGTGTGAGCAGGCTGCGCAGACGCTGCGCGACATGCAGCCTGGCGCGGAGGTGCTCATCACCAGCGTGCTGAAGCGCAAAGGCATCAAAGAAGTGCGAAAAATCTTCCAGCGGGGCCAGACTGTCGCGGTGATCGGCTCAAGCGGTGTGGGGAAGTCTGCGCTGGTGAATCTGCTACTGGGGGATGATTACCAGTGGGTGGATGAAGTGAATGAAAAAACGGGCCGTGGCCGACATACGACGACGGCGCGAGAGTTGCTGGTGCTGGAAAAAGGCGGCATCCTCATCGATAACCCCGGCATCAAGGAGGTGCAGATGTGGACGGATGAAACCACGCTGCGTGAGCCCTTTGCAGACATCGAGCAGATCACAGGGCAGTGCCGATTTCATGACTGCAAACACGGCCCAGATGCCGGTTGTGCCATCCGTGCCGCAGTGGAGGCCGGAAAGCTAGAAAAGGCCCGCTACGATGCTTTTTTGAAGCTTGACGAAGAAATCGCCGATCTACGCCGCAAACGCAAAAAGCGCCAAATGACGGTCGAACGCGTGTTTAAGCGTGATCACAAAATCAAAGCCCGAAATCGTGAAGACCGCCGCGAGATCGAAAGCGACCTGAAGCCAAACCGCAGGTAG
- a CDS encoding L,D-transpeptidase family protein: MNASSSLILHSAALMLVAVTLSSCGAFRKKAPPPPPALPTAEAQKEQWKYPGEWTGGEKPITSIIVNTDTQRASLYSGEEIVGWTYVASGISSYPTPTGDFSVLEKVKDKVSNLYGKAYSSKGGLINSDFKQGRDFLPAGARFVAAPMKYFMRLTNDGIGMHIGTISRPGRPASHGCIRLPSKMAPILFAHTALGTPVKIVGKGPDYATYQKQSAARARANSAKYAAARSRARSSAEKKAVDAAEKAAGATPTLGGTPAPATTSPTTTAPTTSAPATTTAPALPAMKEPAAPSLPSVPTPAPAPVPAPTPAPTPAPTPAPGTAQ, from the coding sequence GTGAACGCCTCTTCCTCTCTGATTCTCCATTCCGCCGCGCTGATGCTCGTGGCGGTCACTTTGTCCTCCTGCGGAGCTTTCCGAAAGAAAGCACCACCACCACCACCGGCCCTGCCGACTGCGGAGGCTCAAAAGGAACAATGGAAATATCCCGGTGAGTGGACCGGCGGCGAAAAGCCCATCACCAGCATCATCGTCAATACGGACACGCAGCGGGCCTCGCTTTACAGTGGCGAGGAGATCGTAGGCTGGACATATGTGGCCAGTGGCATCAGCAGCTACCCCACACCGACGGGTGATTTCTCCGTGCTCGAAAAAGTAAAAGACAAAGTCAGCAACCTCTACGGCAAGGCCTACAGCTCCAAAGGCGGCCTGATCAATTCCGACTTCAAGCAGGGGCGTGATTTCCTGCCAGCAGGTGCCCGCTTCGTCGCGGCACCGATGAAGTATTTCATGCGCCTGACCAATGACGGCATCGGCATGCACATCGGCACGATTTCTCGTCCAGGACGGCCTGCATCCCATGGCTGCATCCGCCTGCCTTCGAAAATGGCACCCATCCTCTTCGCCCACACTGCGCTGGGTACACCAGTGAAGATCGTCGGCAAAGGCCCCGACTACGCCACTTATCAAAAGCAGTCCGCAGCCCGCGCCCGTGCGAATTCAGCGAAATACGCCGCTGCACGGAGCCGTGCGAGGTCCTCTGCAGAGAAGAAAGCCGTGGATGCAGCCGAGAAAGCCGCTGGGGCCACTCCCACACTAGGTGGCACGCCAGCACCCGCGACGACGAGCCCCACGACTACAGCCCCTACGACCTCCGCACCTGCGACGACAACGGCCCCTGCTCTGCCCGCGATGAAGGAGCCTGCCGCCCCATCCCTGCCGTCTGTGCCTACACCAGCTCCTGCTCCGGTGCCTGCTCCAACGCCAGCCCCCACCCCCGCTCCTACACCGGCACCAGGGACGGCCCAATAA
- a CDS encoding HAD family hydrolase, translated as MTSPKAYIFDLDGTLIDSLADIAESINRMLDGRGFPRCEKEVFKQMVGDGMEKLVERALPAEHRADTALIHTCVEEYRAHYDTLWNAQTRPYEGILEMLAALKARGVKLGVISNKAHRFTVPMTEHFFGKVTFEAILGQRAEVPRKPAPDGAHEMAALLGLQTSEMAYVGDSGIDMAFAKRAV; from the coding sequence ATGACCTCCCCAAAAGCCTATATCTTCGACCTCGACGGCACTTTGATCGACTCTCTCGCGGACATCGCGGAGTCGATCAACCGCATGCTGGATGGACGCGGTTTCCCGCGATGTGAAAAAGAGGTCTTCAAGCAAATGGTGGGCGATGGGATGGAAAAACTGGTGGAGCGGGCGCTGCCTGCGGAGCACCGAGCGGACACAGCGCTCATTCATACCTGCGTAGAGGAATATAGAGCGCACTATGACACGCTCTGGAATGCCCAAACACGGCCCTATGAGGGCATTTTGGAGATGCTCGCGGCTTTGAAGGCCCGTGGCGTGAAACTCGGCGTCATCTCGAACAAGGCCCATCGCTTCACGGTGCCGATGACGGAGCATTTTTTCGGCAAAGTGACGTTTGAGGCCATTCTGGGCCAGCGGGCCGAGGTGCCGCGCAAACCTGCCCCCGATGGTGCGCACGAGATGGCGGCGCTTTTGGGCCTCCAGACCTCCGAAATGGCCTACGTGGGCGATTCTGGCATCGACATGGCTTTCGCGAAAAGAGCGGTATGA
- a CDS encoding Uma2 family endonuclease — translation MIASNPETEPAYVWDEEAVPRPDVSNLITEDDTPVDSIFEEKQTRLLISSLYDTWGVDFPFVAMSRVGVFTALNRPAVVPDVLLTTGVRSPKDIMQKESGSYFSWLYDGKPPEEVIEIVSNKKGNELGSKKRNYEHMGVTWYAVYDPMTLLSDEPLQLFALEQSKYRKQPADRLLGEVGLGLAIWEGEFEGTICHWLRWKMADGKLVQTGKERGDAEAARAQTEAARADKLAEKLRELGIDPASLD, via the coding sequence ATGATCGCAAGCAATCCCGAAACTGAACCGGCTTATGTGTGGGACGAAGAGGCTGTCCCACGCCCGGACGTTTCCAATCTCATCACGGAGGACGACACGCCTGTGGATAGCATTTTCGAGGAAAAGCAGACTCGTTTGCTGATCAGTTCACTCTATGACACTTGGGGCGTGGATTTTCCTTTTGTCGCTATGTCCAGGGTGGGCGTATTCACCGCATTAAACCGCCCGGCTGTCGTACCCGACGTGCTATTAACCACGGGTGTTCGTAGTCCGAAAGACATTATGCAAAAGGAGAGCGGCTCCTACTTTAGCTGGCTCTACGACGGCAAACCGCCCGAGGAGGTCATCGAAATCGTCTCCAACAAAAAAGGCAACGAACTGGGCTCCAAAAAACGCAACTACGAGCACATGGGCGTCACTTGGTATGCTGTCTATGATCCGATGACGCTCCTCTCCGACGAGCCGCTGCAACTCTTCGCTCTGGAACAAAGCAAGTATCGCAAACAGCCTGCGGATCGCCTACTTGGTGAAGTAGGCTTGGGTTTGGCTATCTGGGAAGGCGAGTTCGAAGGCACCATCTGCCACTGGCTGCGCTGGAAAATGGCCGATGGCAAACTCGTGCAGACTGGCAAAGAGCGTGGCGATGCCGAAGCCGCCCGCGCCCAAACCGAAGCCGCCCGCGCCGACAAACTCGCTGAAAAGCTCCGCGAACTCGGCATCGACCCAGCTAGCCTCGACTGA
- a CDS encoding UDP-N-acetylglucosamine diphosphorylase, whose protein sequence is MFLPRDYLDLSHTKHSILFPEEGPVWTALSRIEQYLEFRLQREIRTQVPPGVFLGEDVFIDEGTVLEPGCVIRGPAWIGRNCEVRAGCYVRQNVIVGDGCVLGNSCEFKNCVLFDDCEVPHYNYVGDSILGHRAHLGAGVVLSNVRLDRQAVLVKGAKEAVETGLRKFGAVIGDHAEIGCNSVIGPGCVIGRRSIVYPLTHFSGVLEADSILKTRQTQQIAKRRK, encoded by the coding sequence ATGTTCCTGCCCCGCGATTATTTAGACCTCTCGCACACGAAGCACAGCATCCTTTTCCCAGAGGAGGGTCCGGTGTGGACGGCGCTCTCACGCATCGAGCAGTATCTGGAATTCCGCCTCCAGCGGGAAATCCGCACGCAGGTGCCGCCAGGGGTGTTCCTAGGCGAGGATGTTTTTATTGATGAGGGCACGGTGCTGGAACCCGGCTGCGTGATCCGTGGGCCAGCCTGGATCGGGCGGAACTGTGAGGTCCGCGCGGGCTGCTATGTGCGCCAAAATGTGATCGTGGGTGATGGCTGCGTGCTGGGGAACTCCTGCGAGTTCAAGAACTGCGTGCTCTTTGATGACTGTGAGGTGCCACATTACAACTACGTGGGCGACTCCATCCTAGGCCACCGTGCGCATCTGGGCGCGGGCGTGGTGCTCTCCAATGTGCGGCTGGATCGCCAAGCTGTGCTGGTCAAAGGCGCCAAGGAGGCGGTGGAGACCGGCTTGCGAAAATTCGGGGCCGTGATCGGTGATCACGCGGAGATCGGCTGCAACTCGGTCATCGGCCCGGGTTGCGTGATCGGGCGGCGCTCCATCGTGTATCCGCTAACGCATTTCAGCGGCGTACTGGAGGCGGATTCCATCCTGAAGACTCGCCAAACACAGCAGATCGCCAAGCGTCGGAAGTAA
- the hemC gene encoding hydroxymethylbilane synthase: MVPSSLILGTRGSELALTQTRMVTAALQAAHPAMAVQREIIQTSGDKRQDLRFSEFSDVAQVDKGIFIKELEIALAERRIDAAVHSLKDVPSDLAAGFVIAAVLPRAAIEDVLITRTPCTLETLPHAARVGTSSVRRAAQLKWLRPDIEIVEIRGNVPTRVKKVLGEQPLDAVLLAAAGLLRLGLMQDDSIELDGHQLSARTLDPIHFLPAAGQGAIAIECRAGDEAAIAAVRALNDADTEARVTAEREFLKILGAGCQTPVGARTWITGGKLHMAVRIFDEADLSAPPRERSASRPIAEAKALAQDLAA, encoded by the coding sequence ATGGTCCCCTCCTCACTCATCCTCGGCACACGCGGTAGCGAACTCGCCCTCACTCAGACACGCATGGTCACGGCAGCACTCCAGGCTGCACATCCGGCTATGGCCGTGCAGCGCGAGATCATCCAGACCAGCGGCGACAAGCGCCAAGACCTGCGCTTTTCAGAATTCAGCGACGTCGCCCAGGTCGATAAAGGCATCTTCATCAAAGAGCTCGAAATCGCCCTCGCAGAGCGCCGCATCGACGCCGCCGTCCATAGCCTCAAAGACGTGCCTAGCGACCTCGCCGCAGGATTCGTCATCGCCGCCGTCCTCCCCCGTGCCGCCATCGAGGACGTGCTCATCACCCGCACTCCCTGCACACTGGAGACACTGCCACACGCAGCCCGCGTCGGCACCAGCAGCGTGCGGCGTGCCGCCCAGCTCAAGTGGCTACGCCCAGACATCGAAATCGTCGAAATCCGCGGCAATGTGCCCACACGCGTCAAAAAAGTACTCGGTGAGCAACCGCTCGACGCCGTCCTCCTCGCCGCCGCTGGCCTGCTACGCCTCGGACTCATGCAGGATGACAGTATCGAGCTCGACGGCCACCAATTGAGCGCACGCACCCTCGATCCCATCCACTTCCTGCCCGCCGCAGGCCAGGGAGCCATCGCCATCGAGTGCCGCGCAGGCGATGAGGCCGCCATCGCCGCCGTCCGCGCCCTCAACGATGCCGACACCGAAGCCCGCGTCACCGCCGAGCGTGAATTCCTCAAAATCCTCGGCGCAGGCTGCCAGACCCCCGTCGGAGCCCGCACCTGGATCACTGGAGGGAAGCTCCACATGGCCGTGCGCATCTTTGATGAGGCAGACCTATCCGCCCCGCCGCGTGAGCGCAGCGCCAGCCGCCCCATCGCAGAGGCAAAGGCACTCGCGCAGGATCTCGCTGCCTAG